Proteins encoded by one window of Gemmatimonadota bacterium:
- a CDS encoding HutD family protein has translation MRILKSNEYRRMPWRNGRGETAEVAISPTGATLEDFDWRVSMARIEGDGPFSIFPQTDRTLAVLRGDGLRLSIAGSSPIDQTFNSEPLSFPGDVAVSATLLGAAVTDLNVMTRRERSRHSMRRLRIAGSVEVPLEAPLALLICAEGSLQIEMNAETTTLMALDSLLVEEGPATLRISSDASALAYLIEIH, from the coding sequence ATGCGCATACTGAAATCCAATGAATACCGTCGCATGCCGTGGCGGAACGGTCGAGGCGAAACCGCAGAAGTAGCCATCAGTCCGACAGGCGCCACGCTTGAAGACTTCGACTGGCGCGTCAGCATGGCGCGCATCGAGGGCGATGGGCCATTCTCCATCTTTCCGCAAACCGATCGCACGCTCGCCGTGTTGCGCGGTGACGGCCTGCGTCTCTCCATTGCCGGCAGTTCACCAATAGATCAGACGTTCAACTCGGAGCCACTTTCATTTCCCGGCGATGTCGCGGTCAGTGCGACTCTGCTGGGCGCCGCTGTCACCGACCTCAACGTGATGACCCGTCGCGAACGCTCGAGACATTCCATGCGACGACTGCGCATCGCAGGGAGCGTCGAGGTCCCACTGGAGGCACCGTTGGCGCTGCTGATTTGCGCAGAGGGTTCGCTGCAGATCGAGATGAACGCAGAAACAACCACGCTCATGGCGCTCGACTCTCTTCTCGTGGAAGAGGGGCCCGCTACGCTCAGGATCTCGAGCGACGCGTCGGCGCTGGCATATCTGATAGAGATCCATTAG
- a CDS encoding protein kinase: MTDLREQLQATLGECYAVERELGGGGMSRVFVARDLTLGRDVVVKVIAPENAQGLSAERFAREVKLAARLQQANIVPVLAAGTSGTLPYYTMPFVRGESLRARLASGTPLGVPEAVSILRDVARALAYAHAEHVVHRDIKPENILLSGGAAVVTDFGIAKAIVASRTLDASSTTGITMAGVSLGTPAYMAPEQALGDPGTDQRADIYAWGVVAWELLAGAHPFAERKTMQALITAHVTEKPPSLSERRPEVPEALAALVMRCLDKNPENRPQSASELLASVESVNTSRESVTPSAALARRRNRAIPIAAVLVVAVVSVLIIQHFRHTTAATTDKSLAVLPFTTSGGDTANAYLAEGIADEVNNTLSQIPGLRIAGRSSAARFARSNGTPQEAGAALKVASVLDGTVRREGDQIRVTAELSNASDGAVVWHDSYTRAAKDIFAVQDEIARAIAGQLQVTLGNAGTASLAASGTRDAAAYDLYLKGMYLYRRRGPGIADAISTLDQATAQDSTFARAWAGLSNALTVSPSYLSTHAGDVLPRARQAAERAIRLDSALSDGYMALGYVDAEQFQWKAAESELRRAIVLDPNNAEARYRLGYTLFNQGRVTDAIPQFRSAEARDPLYFLPAIYLGWAEVRTGQIPEGIAEIRRGLGLEPQSITGLCLIALAYDRAGLPDSARLYAHRILETSSQPARIGEAAYVLARNGDRRTAELLTRQLEATPENAWTRWTALSLAYNGLGDTTRAFAAMDRAAAGDGDEWPTFGITYARDLSPSSRIAAVLRRYNLDPANLMARPGTTRSAQ; encoded by the coding sequence TTGACCGATCTCCGCGAACAACTTCAGGCCACACTTGGCGAGTGCTACGCCGTCGAGCGCGAGCTCGGTGGCGGCGGCATGTCACGCGTGTTCGTCGCGCGCGACCTCACGCTCGGTCGCGACGTTGTGGTGAAAGTCATTGCCCCGGAGAATGCCCAAGGACTGAGCGCGGAGCGGTTCGCGCGCGAAGTAAAGCTCGCTGCACGTCTCCAGCAGGCGAATATCGTTCCGGTGCTCGCAGCAGGTACATCAGGTACTCTCCCGTACTACACGATGCCGTTCGTGCGCGGCGAGTCGCTCCGCGCGCGGTTGGCCAGTGGCACGCCGCTCGGCGTACCGGAAGCAGTGAGCATCCTCCGCGACGTAGCACGCGCCCTTGCGTACGCACACGCGGAGCACGTGGTGCACCGCGACATCAAGCCGGAGAACATCCTGCTCTCCGGCGGCGCAGCGGTCGTCACCGATTTCGGAATTGCGAAAGCGATCGTTGCGTCGCGAACGCTGGATGCGAGTTCCACCACTGGAATCACGATGGCTGGCGTATCGCTCGGAACACCGGCCTACATGGCGCCCGAGCAGGCACTCGGCGATCCCGGTACCGATCAACGCGCCGACATCTACGCGTGGGGTGTCGTTGCGTGGGAATTGCTCGCCGGAGCGCATCCATTCGCGGAACGGAAGACGATGCAGGCATTGATCACTGCACACGTTACCGAGAAGCCGCCATCACTCTCCGAACGGCGTCCTGAAGTGCCCGAAGCGCTCGCCGCGCTCGTGATGCGCTGTCTCGACAAGAATCCTGAGAACAGGCCGCAATCCGCGAGTGAGTTGCTTGCATCTGTCGAATCGGTCAACACGTCGCGTGAGAGTGTCACACCGTCAGCCGCTCTCGCGAGACGACGGAACAGAGCGATCCCAATCGCCGCCGTGCTCGTTGTCGCAGTCGTATCCGTGCTCATCATCCAGCACTTCCGTCACACCACTGCAGCGACGACTGACAAGTCGCTCGCTGTATTGCCGTTCACCACGTCCGGCGGCGATACGGCGAACGCATATCTCGCTGAAGGGATCGCCGACGAAGTCAACAACACACTATCACAGATCCCGGGCTTGCGAATCGCGGGACGGAGCTCGGCCGCTCGATTCGCAAGGAGCAACGGCACGCCACAGGAGGCCGGCGCCGCTCTCAAGGTTGCTTCCGTGCTGGACGGCACGGTGCGCCGCGAGGGTGACCAGATTCGCGTCACTGCGGAGCTGTCGAATGCGAGCGACGGCGCCGTGGTGTGGCACGACAGCTACACGCGCGCGGCAAAGGACATCTTTGCCGTGCAGGACGAGATCGCTCGCGCCATCGCGGGACAATTACAGGTCACGCTCGGCAATGCCGGCACAGCGTCGCTCGCCGCAAGCGGAACGCGTGATGCCGCCGCGTACGATCTGTATCTGAAAGGTATGTATCTCTACCGTCGCCGCGGACCCGGAATAGCAGACGCGATTTCCACGCTCGATCAGGCAACTGCGCAGGATTCCACGTTCGCACGCGCGTGGGCTGGCCTGTCCAATGCGCTCACAGTGTCGCCGTCCTACCTGAGCACGCACGCAGGCGACGTCCTTCCGCGAGCGCGCCAAGCGGCGGAACGCGCGATACGTCTCGACTCCGCGCTGTCGGACGGGTACATGGCGCTTGGATATGTCGACGCCGAACAGTTTCAATGGAAAGCCGCGGAATCCGAACTGCGTCGGGCGATTGTGCTCGATCCGAACAACGCGGAAGCACGGTACAGACTCGGCTACACGCTGTTCAATCAGGGTCGCGTGACCGATGCAATTCCACAATTCCGGAGCGCCGAGGCACGCGATCCGTTGTATTTTCTGCCCGCGATCTATCTCGGTTGGGCGGAGGTGCGTACGGGCCAGATTCCCGAGGGCATCGCGGAGATACGTCGCGGGCTCGGCCTGGAGCCGCAGAGCATCACGGGACTTTGCCTGATTGCGCTTGCATACGACCGCGCCGGCTTGCCCGACTCCGCGCGTCTGTACGCGCATCGGATACTCGAGACGTCATCGCAGCCTGCGCGCATTGGCGAGGCTGCATACGTGCTCGCGCGGAACGGTGACCGGCGCACCGCCGAGCTGTTGACGCGGCAGTTGGAAGCGACACCGGAGAATGCATGGACGCGCTGGACCGCGCTGAGCCTCGCGTACAACGGTTTGGGTGATACCACTCGTGCGTTTGCCGCAATGGATCGCGCCGCGGCGGGCGACGGTGACGAGTGGCCGACTTTCGGAATCACGTATGCGAGAGATCTGTCCCCGAGCTCGCGCATCGCCGCAGTATTGCGCCGCTACAATCTCGATCCGGCGAACCTCATGGCGCGACCTGGCACAACGCGCAGCGCGCAATGA
- the xth gene encoding exodeoxyribonuclease III, translating to MKIATFNVNGVNGHLPSLLRWLGEREPDVACLQELKAPEEKFPIAAIRDAGYGAIWHGQKSWNGVAILTRGTEPVERRRGLPGDPEDMHSRYIEAIVHGVVIGCLYLPNGNPAPGPKLEYKLSWFERLSLHAKELLTADDGPVVLAGDYNVIPTDLDVYNPARWQTDALFLPEVRDAFHRLVAQGWTDALRTLHPDEKIYTFWDYFRNAWGRNAGLRIDHLLLNPSAAARLTGAGVDREVRGWEKPSDHAPTWIELSKN from the coding sequence ATGAAAATCGCGACTTTCAACGTGAACGGCGTGAACGGCCATCTGCCTTCACTACTGCGCTGGCTCGGAGAGAGGGAGCCCGACGTCGCCTGTCTCCAGGAACTGAAAGCACCCGAAGAGAAATTCCCCATAGCGGCTATCAGAGACGCGGGATACGGCGCTATCTGGCACGGGCAGAAGAGCTGGAACGGTGTGGCGATTCTCACGCGCGGAACGGAGCCGGTGGAAAGGCGACGCGGCCTGCCGGGCGATCCCGAAGACATGCACAGCCGCTACATCGAAGCGATCGTCCATGGAGTGGTGATCGGATGCCTGTATCTGCCGAATGGCAATCCCGCTCCTGGACCAAAGCTCGAGTACAAGCTCAGCTGGTTCGAGCGGCTGAGCCTGCACGCGAAAGAGTTGCTCACCGCGGACGATGGGCCCGTCGTGCTCGCGGGCGATTACAACGTGATCCCCACCGATCTCGACGTGTACAACCCTGCACGCTGGCAGACTGACGCGCTATTTCTCCCTGAGGTGCGCGACGCATTTCATCGGCTCGTCGCACAGGGTTGGACCGACGCGCTGCGCACGCTGCATCCGGATGAAAAGATCTACACTTTCTGGGACTACTTCCGGAATGCCTGGGGCCGAAACGCGGGACTGCGCATCGATCATCTGTTGCTCAATCCGTCAGCAGCCGCACGTCTGACCGGTGCTGGTGTCGACCGTGAGGTGCGCGGATGGGAAAAGCCGAGCGATCACGCGCCGACGTGGATAGAACTGTCGAAGAACTAG
- a CDS encoding sigma-70 family RNA polymerase sigma factor has translation MPESLSTLPRIATRLDASSDEREWVARIRGGDAAAFKAMYDRHGDAMFAFAYACLKSRDEAQDVVHDIFLNILKNSATFSVSGGLRTYLLRAVYNRVATLRRHLRVELVSHESIVRDAGSPIEWAYRGNTDDPLMQHELGEALSRAVLTLPPRAQQAYRLVREQELPYVEAAEVMGISTHTVEIHLIRALKALREQLASWRK, from the coding sequence ATGCCCGAATCGTTGTCAACCCTGCCACGGATCGCCACTCGCCTGGATGCGTCTTCGGACGAGCGGGAGTGGGTCGCGCGCATCCGCGGGGGCGATGCGGCGGCGTTCAAGGCAATGTACGACAGACATGGCGATGCGATGTTCGCCTTCGCGTATGCATGCCTCAAATCCCGTGATGAAGCGCAGGATGTCGTGCACGACATCTTCCTTAACATCCTGAAGAACTCTGCAACCTTCAGCGTCAGCGGGGGGCTGAGGACTTACCTGCTGCGCGCGGTTTACAATCGTGTCGCGACGCTGCGGCGGCATCTTCGCGTCGAGCTCGTGTCGCACGAGTCGATCGTTCGGGATGCCGGTTCCCCAATCGAATGGGCCTATCGGGGGAATACTGACGACCCGCTGATGCAGCACGAGCTGGGCGAGGCCCTCTCGCGTGCCGTCCTTACCCTGCCACCGCGAGCGCAACAGGCGTACCGCCTGGTTCGCGAGCAGGAATTGCCGTACGTGGAAGCGGCCGAGGTAATGGGAATCTCGACACACACGGTGGAGATCCATCTGATCCGTGCGCTCAAGGCGCTGCGTGAGCAACTGGCCTCGTGGCGAAAGTAG
- a CDS encoding TonB-dependent receptor plug domain-containing protein encodes MNCRNVWMPLAIAISLTAASALGGQGTDGTTTGPHFFYAASANSAPVALDVSRAAILHKRLALNLDNATLKDAIGTIASEAGIAVWYSDDILKHGAKPDTRINLKAKDITLVAALTSVLVESGIDVVFGRDGNATLVAQPVVVALPDGELSGRVIDAATKRPLAKVSVSVGAGAGRATTNDAGEYRLTGLDEGKTLTLHFRRLGYQPTTANITVGASGTDTSVPDVAMVATANGLDRVVVTGTVIPTEVRALPSPITIVTAKQLQEQNITSIDQVFNYMVPGGVARDDTPGIGGYANFSVRGTTDLGGGTSTFKVLVDGVELDDPSRIRNIDPATVDHIEIISGPQASTIYGSGASSGVMQIFTKHGTDDSAKPEVTGKVQLGTIAHKYNPDASPLRKDVGLGVSGGNATAGYTVDGSWEGEGDFEKYRHGEQRNFHGGMRFDQGILSGNLSLRDTRMAYHQGLSILDPIAVAQHRPISMGDPGNRYEYQISTLAGTITAEPIVGWRNTLTMGSDDNTFATFTRSATVGDPEAVDQSNSTARSVHFTSSYDAAMSDALQYSVVAGGDRVDYTQAQLSSSSRSTSHINGIFGQAQVGWLKTLYLTGGMHGDQSPGENGTYWSPRVGLSFVHSLNAMTVKARAGFGSTVVLADPRNRLGFITASEVRVPNLGLLPTLQRGLDMGGELYFGNKGSVGITYYNQAAINQVGGITLPDTGPAGQAMTKSVNLGRIRNTGWEFTGTLTAIQSLSLRGQFGSARSVAEDISPLYVGIVKTGDVLPGIPKWTAGLVGTYTPFSGTVINFAATHMATWRDLDMYAFMNAIFSGQFRGDQRPYYVDYPAWTKFNVGLTKTITSSVSGFVQMDNAANNYAYERINVIQQAGRTTSVGLRYRTP; translated from the coding sequence ATGAATTGCAGGAATGTCTGGATGCCGCTCGCTATCGCCATATCGCTCACGGCGGCTTCAGCGTTGGGTGGACAGGGAACTGATGGGACGACAACAGGTCCTCATTTCTTCTACGCGGCGAGTGCGAATAGTGCGCCAGTTGCGCTGGATGTAAGCAGAGCGGCAATCCTGCACAAGCGACTGGCATTGAACCTGGATAACGCGACGTTGAAGGATGCGATCGGAACGATCGCGAGCGAGGCCGGAATTGCAGTGTGGTACAGTGATGACATACTGAAGCATGGTGCAAAGCCCGATACTCGCATCAACCTCAAAGCGAAAGACATCACCCTCGTCGCGGCGCTTACGAGCGTTCTTGTCGAATCGGGGATCGACGTTGTGTTCGGCCGAGATGGGAATGCGACGCTCGTAGCGCAGCCGGTAGTGGTTGCGTTGCCGGACGGCGAGCTGAGTGGCAGAGTCATCGATGCAGCGACGAAAAGGCCGCTGGCGAAAGTGTCTGTCAGCGTTGGTGCAGGCGCAGGCAGGGCGACAACGAACGACGCTGGCGAGTACAGGCTCACCGGTCTGGACGAGGGCAAGACTCTGACGCTGCACTTCCGCCGGCTGGGTTATCAACCGACGACGGCGAATATCACCGTTGGCGCAAGCGGAACCGACACATCCGTGCCGGACGTCGCGATGGTCGCAACCGCGAATGGACTCGATCGCGTCGTTGTAACTGGCACCGTGATCCCGACAGAAGTGCGTGCACTTCCGTCTCCGATTACAATCGTTACCGCCAAGCAGCTGCAGGAACAGAACATCACATCGATCGATCAGGTATTCAACTACATGGTGCCCGGCGGTGTCGCGCGCGATGACACGCCCGGAATCGGCGGCTATGCCAACTTCTCGGTGCGCGGCACGACCGACCTCGGCGGAGGAACGTCGACGTTCAAGGTGCTGGTCGATGGCGTGGAGCTGGACGATCCGTCGCGCATCAGAAACATCGACCCGGCCACTGTCGATCACATCGAGATAATAAGCGGCCCGCAAGCGAGCACGATCTACGGATCCGGTGCATCCAGCGGTGTGATGCAGATATTCACCAAGCACGGCACCGACGACTCGGCCAAGCCGGAAGTGACCGGCAAGGTGCAACTCGGCACGATAGCCCACAAGTACAATCCAGACGCGAGCCCTCTGAGAAAGGACGTCGGACTCGGCGTAAGCGGCGGCAACGCAACCGCTGGATACACGGTCGACGGTTCGTGGGAGGGTGAAGGCGACTTCGAGAAATATCGTCACGGCGAGCAGCGGAACTTCCATGGAGGCATGCGTTTCGACCAGGGAATCCTCAGTGGCAATCTGAGCCTTCGCGACACTCGCATGGCATATCACCAGGGCCTCAGCATCCTCGATCCGATTGCCGTTGCACAGCATCGCCCCATCAGTATGGGCGACCCGGGGAACAGATACGAATATCAGATCTCCACGCTCGCCGGAACAATCACCGCAGAGCCGATCGTGGGATGGCGCAACACGCTGACGATGGGGTCCGATGACAACACGTTTGCGACATTCACGCGGAGCGCGACGGTCGGCGATCCGGAAGCAGTGGATCAGTCGAACTCCACGGCGCGCTCGGTGCACTTCACTTCGAGCTACGACGCGGCAATGAGCGACGCGTTGCAATATTCCGTCGTTGCCGGTGGCGACCGGGTCGATTACACGCAAGCGCAGTTGTCGAGCTCGTCGCGTAGTACCAGTCACATCAACGGCATATTCGGACAGGCACAGGTCGGGTGGCTCAAGACGCTTTACCTCACCGGTGGTATGCATGGCGATCAGAGCCCGGGTGAAAACGGTACGTACTGGTCGCCCCGTGTCGGGCTGTCATTCGTGCACAGCCTCAATGCGATGACCGTCAAGGCACGCGCTGGATTCGGATCGACGGTTGTGTTGGCCGATCCTCGCAATCGGCTCGGTTTCATAACCGCCTCCGAAGTGAGGGTCCCCAACCTGGGCCTTTTGCCGACGCTGCAGCGGGGCCTCGACATGGGCGGCGAGCTGTATTTCGGCAACAAGGGATCTGTCGGCATCACCTACTACAACCAGGCAGCCATCAATCAGGTTGGCGGCATAACGCTTCCGGATACGGGGCCTGCGGGACAGGCCATGACGAAGTCCGTGAACCTCGGACGCATTCGAAATACCGGATGGGAATTCACAGGCACGTTGACGGCGATACAATCGCTGTCGCTCCGTGGTCAGTTTGGATCGGCCCGCAGCGTGGCGGAAGACATTTCACCTCTGTATGTGGGAATCGTGAAGACGGGTGACGTCCTGCCAGGCATCCCAAAGTGGACTGCCGGACTGGTGGGCACCTACACGCCGTTCAGCGGCACCGTGATCAACTTCGCGGCAACACACATGGCTACCTGGCGGGACCTCGATATGTATGCATTCATGAACGCAATATTCTCCGGTCAGTTCCGCGGTGACCAGCGACCGTACTACGTCGACTACCCTGCGTGGACGAAATTCAACGTAGGTCTTACAAAGACCATCACGTCGTCGGTGTCGGGGTTCGTCCAGATGGATAACGCCGCCAACAACTACGCGTACGAGCGGATCAATGTCATTCAGCAGGCCGGACGCACGACGTCCGTCGGCTTACGCTACCGCACACCGTGA
- a CDS encoding protein kinase: protein MTSPSTDLRDRLQLTLGAAYAIERELGGGGMSRVFRAHDDTLGRDVVIKVLTSELAQELSAERFEREVRVTAQLQHPHIVPVITSGVTDAQPYYVMPFVAGESLRAHLGGGTRLDGPASVKLLAEVARALDYAHRRGVVHRDIKPENILLSDGIAVVTDFGIAKAIDAAKTVAPASALTQLGTSIGTPAYMAPEQAAGDPATDHRADIYAWGVVAYELLSGHHPFASRTSPQQLLAAHMSELPAPLRRAAPGVSPALATLVMRCLEKDPIRRPDSAAALVEVMSTQRSQSGFGGIIGLRRAVAAVVVLFTIAAIGGVAWRWRERVVGAAQLPGAHTLAVLPFANLSGDTTQQYFADGLADELTTALGRTPGLRVTARSAAFAPALRSLDAMAAGKRLDVATVLEGAVRRSGPRIRLSAELVGVHDGTVLWSDEFEHDGGDVFAAQDDLTHRVAAALHDRLAVARARATSFDRGTSDEVAYDLYLQARYLFARRGTANLLHAAALLAQAIHRDSTFARAMATLAMVQVVLPEYTQLSAVSATTDGQQTRDTMITAGLRNAARAIARDSTLADAYVAQGYGLIARWDWDGSETSFRRALALEPLNPEAHHWHADLLYARGDIDGALNEQRRAQQLDPTAAIVVAEVANELYDKHLYAEAIATGHRASAMDPLLGFSYLNYAPAFIFMGYPDSAMAALATAQRLDVGGQDQQGVAMRAAIRAAALTRLKRNDEARQQVAIVEAMVKSGGSAYTAALARMGIGDREGALRWLTRSIDAHEQAPASWGVSCDPMFDPLKSDPRFGVLMARMKVHVCPPGPG, encoded by the coding sequence ATGACGTCGCCATCGACGGATCTTCGCGACCGCCTGCAGCTCACGTTGGGTGCTGCATATGCAATCGAGCGCGAGCTGGGCGGCGGAGGCATGTCACGCGTCTTTCGCGCACACGACGACACGCTCGGCCGCGATGTGGTGATCAAGGTGCTCACATCGGAGCTTGCCCAGGAGCTGTCAGCCGAGCGCTTCGAGCGCGAGGTACGGGTTACCGCGCAGTTGCAGCATCCGCACATCGTGCCGGTGATCACGTCGGGAGTCACTGACGCACAACCGTACTACGTGATGCCGTTCGTCGCCGGCGAGTCGCTGCGCGCACACCTCGGCGGTGGCACTCGACTGGACGGTCCCGCGTCCGTCAAGCTTCTCGCGGAAGTCGCACGTGCGCTCGATTACGCGCATCGTCGCGGAGTGGTTCATCGCGACATCAAGCCGGAGAATATACTTCTCTCGGATGGTATAGCGGTGGTTACGGATTTCGGCATCGCGAAAGCCATCGACGCGGCCAAAACCGTTGCACCGGCAAGCGCGCTCACCCAGCTTGGCACGTCGATCGGCACGCCGGCGTACATGGCTCCCGAGCAGGCCGCGGGAGATCCTGCGACGGACCACCGCGCCGATATCTACGCATGGGGCGTGGTGGCGTACGAGCTGCTGTCGGGGCACCATCCGTTCGCGAGCCGTACGTCGCCGCAGCAGTTGCTCGCAGCGCACATGTCCGAGCTTCCCGCGCCGTTGCGCCGCGCGGCGCCGGGTGTGTCGCCCGCGCTGGCCACACTGGTCATGCGTTGTCTGGAGAAAGATCCGATCCGGCGCCCCGATTCTGCGGCAGCGCTGGTCGAAGTGATGAGCACACAGCGATCGCAGAGTGGATTCGGCGGCATCATCGGCTTGCGTCGAGCGGTAGCAGCAGTTGTTGTGCTGTTCACGATTGCCGCGATTGGAGGAGTCGCGTGGCGCTGGCGCGAACGTGTTGTCGGTGCGGCGCAATTACCTGGCGCGCACACGCTCGCGGTGCTTCCCTTCGCCAACCTTAGCGGTGATACCACGCAGCAGTACTTTGCCGACGGTCTGGCCGATGAGCTGACGACCGCGCTCGGTCGGACGCCGGGGCTCCGTGTCACCGCACGCAGCGCAGCCTTCGCACCCGCGCTACGCAGCCTCGATGCGATGGCGGCGGGCAAGCGTCTCGACGTCGCGACGGTACTCGAAGGGGCAGTACGCCGTTCCGGACCGCGCATTCGCCTTTCGGCGGAACTCGTCGGCGTACACGATGGCACGGTGCTGTGGAGCGACGAGTTCGAGCATGATGGGGGTGATGTCTTCGCGGCGCAGGACGATCTCACACATCGCGTGGCTGCCGCCCTCCATGATCGCCTTGCCGTAGCGCGAGCGCGCGCTACCTCGTTCGATCGCGGTACGTCGGACGAGGTGGCGTATGACCTGTACCTGCAGGCACGTTATCTGTTCGCCCGTCGCGGCACGGCCAATCTCCTGCACGCAGCAGCGCTGCTGGCCCAGGCGATCCATCGGGACAGCACGTTCGCGCGCGCGATGGCGACACTTGCGATGGTGCAGGTGGTGCTGCCCGAGTACACGCAGTTGTCAGCCGTCAGCGCGACCACTGACGGACAGCAGACTCGCGATACGATGATCACTGCCGGCCTGCGCAACGCGGCGCGGGCGATTGCACGCGACTCCACACTCGCCGACGCATACGTCGCTCAGGGATACGGGCTCATCGCACGGTGGGATTGGGATGGGAGCGAAACAAGCTTCCGCCGGGCTCTCGCACTTGAACCCTTGAACCCGGAGGCGCACCACTGGCACGCTGACCTGCTGTACGCACGCGGTGACATCGACGGCGCGCTTAACGAGCAGCGACGCGCGCAGCAACTCGACCCAACGGCGGCTATCGTCGTCGCGGAGGTCGCGAATGAACTATACGATAAACACCTATACGCCGAGGCTATCGCTACCGGACATCGCGCAAGTGCAATGGATCCCCTCCTCGGATTCTCGTACCTCAACTACGCGCCGGCATTCATTTTCATGGGATATCCCGACTCGGCGATGGCGGCACTCGCGACAGCACAGCGACTGGATGTTGGTGGACAGGACCAGCAGGGGGTCGCCATGCGAGCCGCTATACGCGCCGCCGCACTCACGCGTTTGAAGCGTAATGATGAGGCACGCCAGCAGGTCGCAATTGTCGAAGCGATGGTGAAGAGCGGGGGCTCTGCGTACACCGCAGCGTTGGCGCGAATGGGAATCGGAGATCGCGAAGGGGCACTTCGATGGTTGACACGCAGCATCGACGCACATGAGCAGGCTCCCGCATCCTGGGGAGTGAGCTGCGACCCGATGTTCGACCCGCTCAAGTCCGATCCACGCTTCGGTGTGCTCATGGCGCGGATGAAGGTACACGTCTGTCCACCGGGGCCTGGCTGA
- a CDS encoding FecR domain-containing protein, which translates to MTPIRRLISDPRPDALLRYVSGTSPLAEAESIRIWAAGDPDRAASIEELRAAWNQNATPPQWDKGEVWDRLARHIPGAEITAQKTTDPAVVLRRKPLTGYPARSRWSSSYLAIAAAVLVMAGGGVYVRMHEPAQSVMPASAPMREIATTRGQQATLDLADGTRVTLAADSKLRIPSSFDRAGSDGVRRRDVELTGRAFFDVVHDTTRPFVVHTTTAVTKDVGTSFVISAYPEAHTTEVVVVSGSVGLWDRPGVSAPDSSRRRRPLMVLTRGDLATLDTNGTAIRARNVSLATYTSWMHGELVFDHVPVRIAIHELERWYDIDVRVADPALRARRITATIRGETAEAAMQHLALTLGAHVRQDGRVVTFYPRDGTSRSNGPSNAR; encoded by the coding sequence ATGACGCCAATTCGACGCCTGATTTCCGATCCGCGACCTGATGCGCTGCTCCGGTATGTATCCGGGACAAGTCCGCTCGCCGAAGCCGAGTCGATTCGTATCTGGGCCGCCGGAGACCCGGATCGCGCCGCGTCGATAGAAGAATTGCGAGCCGCGTGGAATCAGAACGCCACACCGCCACAATGGGACAAGGGTGAAGTGTGGGACCGTCTTGCGCGTCACATTCCCGGCGCGGAGATCACGGCACAGAAAACCACCGATCCAGCAGTGGTGCTTCGGCGGAAACCACTGACGGGTTATCCGGCGCGTTCACGCTGGTCATCGTCGTACCTCGCGATTGCCGCAGCAGTATTGGTTATGGCAGGCGGTGGCGTCTACGTCAGGATGCATGAGCCTGCGCAGAGTGTAATGCCGGCGAGCGCACCGATGCGCGAGATTGCGACGACACGTGGACAGCAGGCCACGCTCGATCTCGCAGATGGAACCCGGGTAACGCTTGCGGCTGATAGCAAGCTCCGCATTCCATCGAGCTTCGACAGGGCTGGCAGCGATGGAGTACGCCGGCGCGACGTAGAGCTGACGGGCCGCGCTTTTTTTGACGTGGTGCACGACACCACACGGCCGTTCGTCGTCCATACGACCACGGCCGTCACGAAGGACGTCGGCACTTCGTTCGTGATTAGCGCATATCCCGAGGCGCACACGACCGAAGTAGTGGTCGTCAGCGGTTCTGTCGGTCTCTGGGACCGCCCCGGAGTGAGCGCGCCCGACTCCAGCAGGCGCCGCCGTCCCCTCATGGTTCTGACGCGCGGCGATCTGGCGACGCTGGATACCAACGGCACTGCGATACGAGCCCGCAACGTGTCGCTCGCAACTTATACCTCATGGATGCACGGCGAACTCGTGTTCGATCACGTGCCGGTGCGGATTGCTATCCATGAACTCGAGCGCTGGTACGACATCGACGTCCGTGTCGCGGATCCGGCATTGCGCGCCCGACGAATCACCGCGACGATTCGCGGCGAGACCGCCGAGGCGGCGATGCAGCATCTGGCACTCACGCTCGGCGCCCACGTTCGTCAGGACGGACGCGTCGTCACGTTCTATCCGCGTGATGGCACTTCGCGCAGCAATGGGCCCAGTAATGCGCGCTGA